One window of Psychrobacillus sp. FSL H8-0483 genomic DNA carries:
- a CDS encoding MFS transporter: MRIRDWDRSLKVRLFGEFFSNLSFWMVFPFLAIYFADEFGTSMAGILLVISQVFSVGANLIGGYCADRFGRRTMLFFSATAEGLAFVLFAFANSPWLDSPMLSFVAFTIAGMCGSFYHPASQAIVADVVPENERSTVFSVFYTSINISVVIGPIVGAVLFFNHRFLLLLVSGIIFCLVGLAIRLMTEETLPEDVKKQLANNGTNNWMQVVVKQVKAYGLIVKDKVFFLFVIAGILLAQTYMQLDMLIPVYMKDVIDRQVLGELFNREWAVTGEGSFGILLSENGLLVVLFTVFVTRWMSKYPEKWVFFFSSFLYAIAMLIFPMTANFWVFLIAMVVFTFGELATVGLQESFVSKLAPEDMRGQYFAAASLRYTIGRTIAPLVFPLVTWIGFTWTFVILAVLALISGFIYLLTFKEYNKRQKELTT; encoded by the coding sequence ATGAGAATTAGAGATTGGGATCGAAGTTTAAAGGTCCGCTTATTTGGAGAGTTTTTTAGTAATTTAAGTTTTTGGATGGTGTTTCCTTTTCTCGCAATATATTTTGCGGATGAATTTGGAACGAGTATGGCCGGGATATTACTAGTTATATCACAGGTGTTCTCGGTTGGCGCTAACTTAATTGGAGGATATTGTGCAGATAGATTTGGCCGTCGAACAATGCTATTCTTTTCGGCGACTGCTGAAGGGTTAGCGTTTGTTTTATTCGCTTTTGCTAATTCCCCATGGTTGGATTCGCCGATGTTAAGTTTTGTGGCGTTTACGATAGCCGGCATGTGCGGATCATTTTATCATCCAGCAAGTCAAGCGATTGTAGCGGATGTAGTTCCAGAGAATGAAAGAAGTACCGTGTTTTCGGTATTTTACACATCTATCAATATTTCGGTTGTGATTGGTCCGATTGTTGGAGCAGTTTTATTCTTCAATCATCGCTTCCTACTTTTATTAGTTTCTGGTATTATTTTCTGTTTGGTTGGGCTAGCCATCCGATTGATGACCGAAGAAACATTACCAGAAGATGTGAAGAAGCAGCTTGCTAATAATGGAACGAATAATTGGATGCAAGTAGTTGTGAAGCAAGTAAAAGCATACGGCTTAATAGTAAAGGATAAGGTGTTTTTTCTATTTGTCATTGCCGGGATATTACTTGCCCAAACGTATATGCAGTTGGATATGTTAATACCTGTCTATATGAAAGATGTAATTGATCGTCAGGTTTTAGGAGAATTATTTAATCGGGAATGGGCAGTTACGGGGGAAGGCTCATTTGGTATTTTATTATCAGAGAATGGTTTGTTAGTCGTATTGTTTACTGTTTTTGTTACAAGATGGATGTCCAAGTATCCAGAGAAATGGGTGTTTTTCTTCTCCTCGTTTTTATATGCGATTGCGATGCTTATTTTTCCAATGACCGCAAACTTTTGGGTTTTCCTTATTGCCATGGTGGTATTTACATTTGGAGAATTAGCGACGGTTGGTTTACAAGAAAGTTTTGTTTCTAAATTAGCGCCGGAGGATATGAGAGGACAGTATTTTGCTGCAGCCAGCTTGCGTTATACAATTGGACGCACAATAGCTCCACTCGTGTTCCCGCTTGTCACGTGGATTGGTTTTACTTGGACCTTTGTAATTTTGGCTGTGTTAGCGTTAATAAGTGGATTTATTTATTTACTAACGTTTAAAGAATATAATAAAAGACAAAAAGAACTAACCACTTAA
- a CDS encoding GNAT family N-acetyltransferase codes for MPLYEKYEDHETSPVLQSFERFTERLQTGDFFKIYEGDSLAGSVHVYRKSSGFMRLHMINILDEFQGKGIAQKVMSRLEIMYPEANSWELDTILQEEKNCYIYEKMGYVQMNDPKKINNKMSIVHYIKKTNLNQLKAL; via the coding sequence ATGCCGCTTTATGAAAAATACGAGGACCATGAAACAAGTCCTGTATTACAATCGTTTGAAAGGTTTACCGAACGATTGCAAACTGGGGATTTCTTTAAAATATATGAGGGAGATTCTTTAGCTGGAAGTGTCCATGTATATCGTAAATCGTCTGGATTCATGCGATTACATATGATAAATATTTTAGATGAGTTTCAAGGGAAAGGTATTGCCCAAAAGGTGATGAGCCGACTTGAAATTATGTACCCTGAAGCGAATAGTTGGGAATTGGACACCATATTACAGGAAGAAAAGAACTGTTATATATATGAAAAAATGGGCTATGTTCAAATGAACGACCCAAAGAAAATAAATAATAAAATGTCCATTGTTCACTACATTAAAAAAACTAATTTGAATCAATTGAAAGCATTGTAA
- a CDS encoding aspartate kinase: protein MKVSKFGGTSVANAEQIKKVAAIIQADPTRKFVVVSAPGKRFDSDKKVTDLLIDLADAVLNEKEVESKLDHVLNRYKEIAAGLNLDQTISDVIEEDLRVRISKDQSNMELFIDSIKASGEDNNAKLISTYFTSIGLSAQYVSPQAAGLVVNDYPERAMALPEAYENLSNLKKTSEIVVFPGFFGYTKDGLLRTFDRGGSDITGSILAASVQADLYENFTDVDSVFSANPKVVNSPLEIEEITYREMRELSYAGFTVFHDEALMPVYKKGIPVCIKNTNNPSSPGTRIVAERKGKHRPITGIAADSGFSILYVSKYLMNREIGFGRKLLQILEEEHISYEHTPSGLDDISVIFRSHQLNPEKEQRILTRVIEELHAEDVHFRHDFSMIVLVGEGMNNNTGLAARAATAISRTGANIEMINQGSSEASLAFGVHKSSENKILRELYNEFFAPATVR, encoded by the coding sequence ATGAAAGTGAGTAAATTTGGTGGAACATCGGTGGCAAATGCAGAACAAATAAAAAAGGTAGCTGCAATTATCCAAGCGGATCCAACTAGAAAGTTTGTTGTTGTTTCTGCCCCAGGTAAACGATTTGACTCAGATAAAAAAGTGACGGATTTATTAATCGACCTTGCTGATGCGGTACTAAATGAGAAAGAAGTTGAATCAAAGCTAGATCATGTATTAAATCGGTACAAGGAGATTGCAGCAGGACTTAATTTAGATCAAACGATCAGTGACGTAATTGAGGAAGACTTACGAGTGCGTATTTCAAAAGATCAGTCAAACATGGAATTATTTATTGATTCTATTAAAGCAAGTGGCGAAGATAATAACGCGAAGCTTATCTCTACATATTTTACAAGCATTGGATTATCCGCTCAGTATGTTAGTCCACAGGCTGCCGGACTCGTAGTAAATGACTATCCAGAACGAGCAATGGCATTACCCGAAGCATATGAAAACCTTAGTAACTTAAAGAAAACTTCTGAAATTGTCGTTTTTCCAGGATTTTTTGGATATACAAAGGATGGTTTGCTTCGTACATTTGATAGAGGTGGATCAGACATCACTGGCTCTATTTTAGCAGCGTCCGTTCAAGCTGATCTATATGAAAACTTCACAGATGTAGACTCTGTTTTTTCTGCAAATCCTAAAGTTGTAAACAGTCCATTAGAAATTGAAGAAATAACTTATCGCGAAATGCGAGAGCTTTCCTATGCGGGATTCACTGTTTTTCACGATGAAGCACTAATGCCTGTTTACAAAAAAGGAATTCCAGTTTGTATTAAAAACACAAATAACCCTTCTTCACCTGGGACTAGAATTGTCGCAGAAAGAAAAGGGAAACACCGACCTATTACCGGAATAGCTGCTGATAGTGGTTTCTCTATTCTTTATGTGAGTAAATATTTGATGAACCGAGAAATTGGGTTTGGCAGAAAGCTACTACAAATTTTAGAAGAAGAACACATTTCCTATGAGCACACACCTTCAGGATTAGATGATATTTCCGTTATTTTTAGAAGTCATCAGCTTAACCCAGAAAAAGAACAAAGAATTTTAACTCGCGTGATAGAAGAATTACATGCAGAGGATGTTCATTTCCGTCATGATTTTTCAATGATTGTTTTAGTAGGGGAAGGGATGAATAATAACACAGGACTTGCTGCTCGTGCAGCGACAGCAATTTCTAGAACTGGTGCAAACATAGAAATGATCAACCAAGGTTCCTCGGAAGCAAGCTTAGCTTTTGGTGTTCATAAAAGTAGTGAAAATAAAATATTGCGAGAGCTTTATAACGAATTTTTTGCACCTGCTACAGTGAGATAA
- a CDS encoding globin-coupled sensor protein, protein MFTKKGSKVIPVKNLGSFVSKLEVTNEESLKQLGLINLLKDDLLLLKQMEQLMIVHTPIAVHSFYDSIMGNEKLVEIINKHSSRMRLEQTLTRHISEWFHGIIDDEYIDRRVKIAKMHVHIGLETKWYLAACHNLQSSFIKRILEMELPKEQEIAFVDSISKIMNYEQQLVVEAYDIYCAEQAKGKEENIKRIIKETLGGIVTTLEVQSLETSTAVEELIATSQELMDEVSNGIEASIRTISTSEQGKETVQILTDNTKEIYNRTSSMSGMIKKLNQSSDEILNVVNIVKDIAIKTNLLALNSAIEAARAGEYGKGFAVVADEVRKLAVQTKSSVEQIDQLVGESNEAQKEVVGAIHIVQELANLGLIESEQTAQAFSNISTMIQEIATDSKVVGTEINDLTVAMKSIGEASLHVLESAKLLDDTIKEI, encoded by the coding sequence ATGTTTACAAAAAAAGGGTCAAAAGTTATTCCTGTGAAAAATTTGGGAAGTTTTGTATCAAAGCTAGAAGTGACAAATGAAGAGAGCTTGAAGCAATTAGGATTAATAAATTTACTAAAGGACGATCTTTTATTGTTGAAACAAATGGAGCAACTAATGATAGTGCATACTCCTATAGCAGTGCACTCCTTTTATGATTCCATAATGGGAAATGAAAAATTAGTTGAAATAATAAATAAACATAGCTCTCGCATGCGTTTAGAACAGACATTAACACGTCATATTAGTGAATGGTTTCATGGAATAATCGACGATGAATACATCGATAGAAGAGTAAAAATAGCTAAAATGCATGTACATATTGGGTTGGAAACTAAATGGTATTTAGCAGCGTGTCATAATTTGCAAAGCAGCTTTATAAAGCGTATTTTGGAAATGGAACTACCTAAGGAACAAGAAATTGCTTTCGTAGATTCTATTAGCAAAATAATGAATTATGAACAACAGTTAGTAGTGGAGGCATATGACATCTACTGCGCAGAGCAAGCGAAGGGAAAAGAAGAAAATATTAAACGAATAATTAAAGAAACATTAGGCGGTATAGTAACTACTTTAGAAGTGCAATCATTAGAAACCAGTACTGCTGTTGAAGAGCTAATAGCAACGTCTCAAGAATTAATGGATGAGGTTTCAAACGGAATTGAAGCTTCTATCCGAACTATTTCAACTTCTGAACAGGGTAAAGAAACCGTACAGATTCTAACTGATAATACAAAGGAAATATATAATAGAACATCCTCTATGTCTGGTATGATAAAAAAATTAAATCAATCATCCGATGAAATATTAAATGTAGTTAATATTGTGAAAGATATTGCTATAAAAACAAACTTGCTTGCACTAAACTCTGCGATTGAAGCCGCAAGAGCAGGTGAATACGGAAAAGGTTTTGCCGTCGTAGCTGATGAAGTGCGTAAACTAGCAGTACAAACAAAAAGCTCCGTTGAACAAATAGATCAACTAGTTGGAGAATCTAATGAAGCACAAAAAGAAGTTGTAGGAGCAATTCATATTGTGCAGGAATTGGCCAATCTTGGTTTAATAGAAAGTGAACAGACTGCACAAGCCTTTTCCAATATTTCTACCATGATACAAGAAATAGCTACTGATTCAAAAGTTGTGGGAACAGAAATAAATGACTTAACTGTTGCAATGAAGTCAATCGGAGAAGCATCTCTGCATGTTTTAGAATCCGCTAAGTTATTAGATGATACCATCAAGGAGATATAA